The Pelobacter seleniigenes DSM 18267 genomic sequence ACCTCAGCACCACCGCGGAATGACGCTCGGGCCTGCACCGCAGTGACAGTATCGCTCCGCCGGCGTTTTTCAAGGTCGCGCAACATATCGTTGATCAGGCTCATCGCAGTAGCCCCCAGGTCAGAAAAGTAACGACCGCAACCACCATGGCCAGGGCGAACTCGACAGAGAGGGGCGAAAAGACAGCTTTCCGAGGCTGTTTCAGGCCCGCGGTATCCTGCACAGCTTTCACGGCGATCCCACGATCGATTTTTCCGACCCCCTTGCCGTAACCGGCCAACAGCGCTTTATGAGCCAGCAGATTGAGCAGCCGCGGCACCCCGCCGGCCGCTTTATACAGCACTCCGACCGCTGCTTTGGTGAACAGCTCGGGTCCGTTATACCCGGCGACATGGAGGCGATGAGCCAGATAGGATGCGACTTCGTGTTCCTGCAAGCTTTTGAGCTGGTAGGAAAAGGTGATTCGCTGCCGCAGCTGCCTTAATTTGGCTTCAGCCAGGCGTTGATCAAATTCGGGTTGAGCAAAAAAAACAATCTGCAGAAGTTTATCCTTCTCGGTTTCCAGGTTGCTCAGCAGGCGCAACGCTTCCAGGCTGCCGTGGGGCATGGCCTGGGCTTCATCGATGAGCACCACCAGTGGTCGCTGCGCCTTGTGCAACCGGGCCAATTCGACAAAAATGATCTGGCAAAGCTGCTGCAGCGACGCTTCAGCTGGGACACTCAGTTCCAGTTCGTGGCAGATGGCCTGATAAAGTTCCAGCGGCGTCAACAAAGGGTTGGGCAGATAAGCAATGGCACAATCCGCCTCGAGCAATTTGAGCAGCTGCCGGCAAAGCAGGGTCTTTCCCGTTCCGACCTCGCCGGTCACCCGGACAAACCCCTCACCGTTGCGCAGTGCCACCAGCAGCACATTCAATGCTTCCTGATGGCCGCTGTAACGGTAGAGGAATTCGGTATCCGGGGTCAGCGAAAAGGGCTTTTCACTGAGGCCGTAAAACTGCTCGTACATGGCACTCCGATCCCATCGGCAAAACGCTTAGAACCGTCTCCAGTCCTGTTGAAAATGCGGCGCTATTTTCTGCATTCTTTGTTGGGCGGATTCCAGGTTATTCGTCCAGTCGGCTGGGTTGGAGATCACCTGCGGCCGCAACAGGATGACCAGTTCCTGTTTGTTGGAACTGGACCGGTTATGCTTGAACAAAGCACCCAGCCCGGGAATCTTGCTCAAAAATGGCACACCGGCCTCATCAACAGAGATGTTCTCCTTCATCAACCCGCCGATCACGACCAGTTGGCCGCTG encodes the following:
- a CDS encoding ExeA family protein; translation: MYEQFYGLSEKPFSLTPDTEFLYRYSGHQEALNVLLVALRNGEGFVRVTGEVGTGKTLLCRQLLKLLEADCAIAYLPNPLLTPLELYQAICHELELSVPAEASLQQLCQIIFVELARLHKAQRPLVVLIDEAQAMPHGSLEALRLLSNLETEKDKLLQIVFFAQPEFDQRLAEAKLRQLRQRITFSYQLKSLQEHEVASYLAHRLHVAGYNGPELFTKAAVGVLYKAAGGVPRLLNLLAHKALLAGYGKGVGKIDRGIAVKAVQDTAGLKQPRKAVFSPLSVEFALAMVVAVVTFLTWGLLR